The stretch of DNA TTAAGTCCGTCTAAAGTTAAAATAATTTCTCTCTCGGGCATAAGAATTTTCTCTCCTTGACATTAAAATATTGAATTTTGGATTACTTTATTTATACTTTGATCTCCGTAATATATGTTATGGTAAAGCTACTATCACCGTAACAAGCACTGCTGAACTATTCTGCAGTGCTTGTTAACTTTAAAACTTTATGGGTATTATATAGACCGACTTCTTGTTTGTCAAGAATTTACTTTTAAAAATATCTATTGGGTCGCCGCCTCACGCATGAAGCTTCATCCCGGCCTTGCGCCGGGCATTATATTTTATTTTTTCTATTTCAGCCAAAGTTAGCGGACGCTCAAAACTGCGAAATCCGGCTAACTTAAACCCGTGCTTTTTGGCTAAACGACTAATTTCTTGAACCTGCTCTACCGTTAGATCACGTCCTAGCGTAAAGTTTTCATAACGGCCTTCCATAGCAAGCATCATGGTTTCCGCCATGCAAGCCAAGGCAATCTTGGGAGGGTAACCAAAGTTGAAATTAAATTGAACCTCTCCCGGCACTTCAACTACGCCCCCTTCAATAACCAGTACATCATCGCGCATTTCCGCAACTTTTTTCGATACATCTCGAGGCCTGGCCACATCGCAAACCACGGCACCGGGTTTAAGATGTTCAGGTTCTATAATTGTATCTACAGCTGACGTAACCGTTACGATCACATCAGCATCTCGCAAAGCCCGGGAGATATCCTGGGTAATTTTTACAGCCAAACCTTCTTCCTGCAAAATACGCGAAGCCACGCGCTCCAATTTGTGCTTATTTCGGGCTACCAAGGTTAAATAGCGAACTTCTTTGGCCAGCAGACGGGCACACACGCTACCGATAGAGCCGGTAGCACCAATAACGACTACATTGGCATTGGGAAAATCTATATCCATTAGCTCGGCAGCCTTTTTCGTCCCCTCTATGGCAGTAGCCACCGTATAACTGTTTCCAGTTGTTACGGCTATATTCAAATGTTTGGCCACTGTGATGCCCGCGTCGCCAACTACCGAAGTCATAGCTCCTAAACCTAGAATTTGAGCTCCTAATTTCTCAGCCAACTTTCCGGTTTGGATTATCCGCTTAAGGACAAAATCTTCCGGAAGAGTAAGCATTTGCCGCGTCGTAAGAGGACATCCTACAAACCAGCCTTCCGTCTCTGCGTAAGCTGATTTTATACCAGATATGTAAGAGGTCTTCACCGGAGGCATATATTGGATCATTTTTTCAACCAGTCTATCGGGAAGCCTTTTAGCTATAGGAAATTTTCTACTCACATCGGCCACATTCAAAGGGTGCACCATGAACGCAAATTTTCCCATGATATCGCCTCCTAAAATTCTCTATCTATCAAAATTCACTATCCTAGGGGTAAAATTAATTTTGTTCAACAATTCTTCATAATCAGCCGGCTGTATTTCTGACAAAGGCTTCCCCGACAGGACTAACAAAACTCCTTCCATTACATTGGTCCCGAAAGAACGCCCCTCTAATTCGGGTGTAGTAGTTACTAAAGTTTTAACCCCTCTTTGCTTCAACAGCTCCACATCCTCTTTGGTGACTGTATTGGTTATGATAACTTTCCCGGTCATATCCTCCGGCATATATCTTCGAATAAAATGAAAATCACCTGCGATTATGTCAGCCTCCTTGTAATATTTACTGAATCGCGGTTTAACTTCTTCTTGTTTTTGACCGGTAGGATATAAATATTTAAAAGGCAATTTGCAAATAATTGGAGCTACCACTCGTGCCAGGCGGTCAACGGTTTTAAGGGAACGCAACGGCACAGGCAAACCCAAGGCAAAAATTAAATCACCAAAAGTTACCTTGCCCCCTGTGAGCGCAAGGGCCTCTGCCATGCCGAAACGATCAACTGCACATACCAAGAGTATTCGCTTTTGCGTAAATTCTATGCCGGTATTTTTATGTAAATATTCAATGACCTTCCTTTCTAACGTATTCTTCAGACCGCTTCCGTCTACTATAGGCGTCTTTTTAGCGGCAGCAACAATTCGGGCCGCATCGCGAATTAGATAACGTCTGCTACCTGCATGCAGGTATAAATCAGCTCCTCCTAATCCAAAAGCGTCTACCTTTCCATCTAGCTCTCTAATGGTTTTTATGGCCTGGTTCATATCTCCATCGGTCCCTATTCGCTCGATAAGAAACTTTTCGCCGAGTATTTCAGCTTCTACCTTATGGTCCCTTTTGGAAGAACCCAGGCTAACACTCACTACTCGTCTCATGTAGGCTCCTCCTTTGTATTAATTCCTCAAGCTTTTACCTTTTGGATGATTTCTTTCAACAGTGAAGGATCTACATATTTGTCTTCTTCTATAGGCGACTTGCCAATTTCCACACTGATGACTTCCTTATCCAGCAGAGCTTCTATAAACTTTATTCTTTTATTGGACCCCAAAAATATAACCACATCGTATGCGCGAACTTTGGCTATCAGGTCCATAATTTCATTAAACAGCTCCAACCCACTCTTTTCTCTAACAAATTGCCAACGCTCTTCTTCCGTCATCAAAAGGTGAAAGTCCACTCCCTCTTCTTCAATTACCTCCTGAAGCTCCTCTTTGTTTTTCAAAGGAAAACCTACAATAGCTATTCTCTGCCCCTTGCGCACTTCGCCCAAACGTTCCAGACGAGAAATAAAAGAACGATCAATATTTAAATGTTTCGCCACTTCCTGCTGCGATAGACCCTGAACCCTCATTTCTAGAATCCTATCGATAAAATTTTCAATCTTGTTCCGGCTAATTAATTTATCCCCTATGCGAACAAAATCCATAGGCTTCCACCCCGGCAAAATTTACTATGTGCACAAAATTGTGTGCATTTAGGCTACCTATATTTTAGCAGTGTTTCCCGTTATAAGCAAGTTAAGGACAAACCATTTTCGGTTTGTCCTTAATCTTGCGATTCTAAATTTTTCAGGTAGTCATATAACACTTTTTGCACCTCAGATACTGTTTCCAATTTGTTTAATTTATTCCGCATTTGAGCAGCATTCCTCAAACCTTTAATGTACCCGGCAATATGCTTGCGCATTTGCTGTACACCTACCTTCTCTCCTTTTAGCTCTACTACCATGTTTAAATGCCGCAATGCCATTTCAATCCTTTCGCCCGCAGAAGGCTCAGGCAAAAGTTCTCCTGTCTTCAAATAAATTACGGTACGTCGAAAAATCCATGGATTACCCAGAGCCGCCCTACCAATCATAACTCCATCGCAACCGGTCTCCCTTAACATACGCTCGGCATCCTGGGGTGTCCAGATATCTCCATTCCCAATAACGGGAATATCTACAGCTTTTTTTACCTCTCGAATTATGTTCCAATCGGCCTCCCCCGCGTAAAACTGAGAGCGGGTACGCCCATGAATTGTAATTGCCGCCGCCCCTGCCTCCTGAACTCGCTTAGCTACTTCCACTGCATTTACATTTTCTTCATCCCAGCCTTTACGCATTTTAACCGTAACTGGTACGGTCACTGCCTTAACTACACTACGCACGATCTCGCCTGCCAGCTTTACATTCTTCATTAAAGCAGCTCCTTGACCGTTTTTAACAATTTTCGGTGTGGGACATCCCATGTTGATATCTACGACACTGGCGCCCTTCTCCACTACTATGCGGGCCGCCTCGGCCATGGTCTCCGGCTCCGAACCGAAAATTTGGACACTGATGGGCCCACGTTCTCCAGAAAGGTCCAGCATCTCCCAAGTCTTCTGGTTACCGTAAACAAGCCCCTTA from Calderihabitans maritimus encodes:
- the dusB gene encoding tRNA dihydrouridine synthase DusB — translated: MKIGNVELENQVIAAPMAGISDKAFRILAKEAGCGLVLTEMISDKGLVYGNQKTWEMLDLSGERGPISVQIFGSEPETMAEAARIVVEKGASVVDINMGCPTPKIVKNGQGAALMKNVKLAGEIVRSVVKAVTVPVTVKMRKGWDEENVNAVEVAKRVQEAGAAAITIHGRTRSQFYAGEADWNIIREVKKAVDIPVIGNGDIWTPQDAERMLRETGCDGVMIGRAALGNPWIFRRTVIYLKTGELLPEPSAGERIEMALRHLNMVVELKGEKVGVQQMRKHIAGYIKGLRNAAQMRNKLNKLETVSEVQKVLYDYLKNLESQD
- a CDS encoding helix-turn-helix domain-containing protein, which produces MDFVRIGDKLISRNKIENFIDRILEMRVQGLSQQEVAKHLNIDRSFISRLERLGEVRKGQRIAIVGFPLKNKEELQEVIEEEGVDFHLLMTEEERWQFVREKSGLELFNEIMDLIAKVRAYDVVIFLGSNKRIKFIEALLDKEVISVEIGKSPIEEDKYVDPSLLKEIIQKVKA
- a CDS encoding saccharopine dehydrogenase NADP-binding domain-containing protein; its protein translation is MGKFAFMVHPLNVADVSRKFPIAKRLPDRLVEKMIQYMPPVKTSYISGIKSAYAETEGWFVGCPLTTRQMLTLPEDFVLKRIIQTGKLAEKLGAQILGLGAMTSVVGDAGITVAKHLNIAVTTGNSYTVATAIEGTKKAAELMDIDFPNANVVVIGATGSIGSVCARLLAKEVRYLTLVARNKHKLERVASRILQEEGLAVKITQDISRALRDADVIVTVTSAVDTIIEPEHLKPGAVVCDVARPRDVSKKVAEMRDDVLVIEGGVVEVPGEVQFNFNFGYPPKIALACMAETMMLAMEGRYENFTLGRDLTVEQVQEISRLAKKHGFKLAGFRSFERPLTLAEIEKIKYNARRKAGMKLHA
- a CDS encoding quinate 5-dehydrogenase, with product MRRVVSVSLGSSKRDHKVEAEILGEKFLIERIGTDGDMNQAIKTIRELDGKVDAFGLGGADLYLHAGSRRYLIRDAARIVAAAKKTPIVDGSGLKNTLERKVIEYLHKNTGIEFTQKRILLVCAVDRFGMAEALALTGGKVTFGDLIFALGLPVPLRSLKTVDRLARVVAPIICKLPFKYLYPTGQKQEEVKPRFSKYYKEADIIAGDFHFIRRYMPEDMTGKVIITNTVTKEDVELLKQRGVKTLVTTTPELEGRSFGTNVMEGVLLVLSGKPLSEIQPADYEELLNKINFTPRIVNFDR